The following proteins are co-located in the Fluviicola sp. genome:
- a CDS encoding helix-turn-helix transcriptional regulator, which translates to MNTKSFNDVLGREIKRVREEKGITQEELASRMNVNAQNISSYERGERCPSLFWMNRLYEALEIDPAKFTDDLYKRLNESPISAVNVTKINPASEI; encoded by the coding sequence ATGAATACGAAGTCATTTAATGACGTTTTGGGTAGAGAAATTAAGCGTGTGAGGGAAGAAAAAGGAATTACCCAGGAAGAATTGGCTTCACGAATGAATGTAAATGCCCAAAATATCTCCAGTTACGAAAGAGGAGAAAGGTGTCCGTCTTTATTTTGGATGAACCGCCTGTATGAAGCACTGGAAATTGATCCCGCAAAATTTACCGACGATTTATATAAACGACTGAATGAATCTCCCATAAGTGCCGTCAACGTTACCAAGATTAACCCTGCATCTGAGATCTAA